aacacaggtacaaacagttaaaaatcataagcattacaAACCGGTAAAACACGTGAATAAAAGTTACaatgcagcataagaaatttaaagaaatgagcagtcatttaaagaaaggcagcatcaaaaagaagggtcttcaaccttgatttaaaagaacagagagTAGAAGCAGACCTGcagctttctgggagtttgttccagatatgaggagcatagaaactgaatgctgcttcacccggtttagttctgactctggggacagaaagtagacctgtcccagatgacctgagaggtctgggtggttcatagtgtagtagcagatcagaaatgtattttggccctaaaccattaaGTGATtaataaactagcaaaagtactttgaaatcaattctttaaggtacaggaagccagtgtgaacacttcagaactggagtgatgtgacaACATAATATTGCCCAATGTTTCTATATTTTGTCCACCACATCTCAGCAAAACTAAAATCTACAACTGCATTATTCAATCATTGATTGTAAAAAGTGATTGTCTAAAGTCTAAAGAATTAGCCTACCACATTGAGTTAAATCTACATTTTTGCCAAGTCATCTAGTAGGCTagcctttttaaaattatacattttataaatgtaatggaCTTAAATTATAGGACTGTTGTGTTGTATTACGCTTCATCTTTTATAAATGTGGTCACTTGTGTATTTTTCAATACTCTCTTAACTTTTCTAACCATCTACGCCAACTTGGAACAGTCATGTGAATTAACGCTGGTTTCAGTGAGGCTTTAAACAGCTCTGCTGCTCCAGACTCAATGCAGCCTTTTAAAGTGACGGAGACGCTGTAATTTGAGAGTAGCAGAGAGGTATTATTAGCCAAAAACCGAAGCGCGGCACTTGAGACATCCAGATGTTGCGTTTGAGGCAGCAAGTGAAGTCGGGAGTAGCCTACAACTGTAGAAACAAACTTTAATACATTGCTTTTCCTGTTCACCAGCACTAATGGAAACTGACAGGCTCGATTAAAGATAGAGAAGGGAGGCTGTTATAACATTTCACGCCATTTTACCTTGTTTGGACAAAAGGATATTAACAGAACGTGAAAGCTACAACAAAGCCTCAATTTAAATGCGCCGCTTGGACGTTAAAACCTGattgaaatgtttgtgtttctacGCCAGGTTGGAGTTAAATAGTCCACCAGGCTGACACTGTCGTTAAAATAACGTTTCAAACTTTAACATTTCATATTTGTCAGCGTGTTTCGGACAAGTGGGCATCATGGCTTTTCTTCACTTGCTCCTGTGTGCCGGGGTGTTATCATTGCCGCTGTGTGGAGCCTTTTTCCGCGGTCCGTTACAACCGGAGATGTCTAACGGCACCTTTCATCATTATTTCGTGCCGGACGGAGAATACGAGGACAACGACGACCCGGAGAAATGTcagatgctttttaaaatgaccGACGAGCGAAAATGCGGTCTCGACGAGGACCAGGAAGCCGTCATACGGGATGATTTCACTATCATCAAGAGGCAGATTGAGGACTCGGCCAGGGTGCTGGAGGGGATCGGGAAAAGTATCTCGTACGACCTGGACGGAGAGGACAGCTACGGGAGATACCTGCGGAGGGAGACGGCTCAGATAAGCGAGGCGTTTACAAACTCGGAGAAATCTCTGCTGGAGCTGGAGGTGAAATTCAAGCAGAGTCAGGAGAGCGAGCTAAAGGAGGATCACCGGCTCAACGAAGACTTTCTCAACATGATTGTGCACACACGGGACGTCCTGAAGGACACGCTGGACATTTCTCTGGGACTGAAGGACAAGCACGAGCTCCTGTCTCTGATCATCCGCAGCCACGGCACGAGGCTGAGCAGACTGAAGAACGAATACATGAAGTACTGAGAGAAAGTAGTTCCTTCACGTCTCGTTacagtactttttatttttgttgtggtgGAGTGTGTGACCATGAGACAGGAGTTAAGCAATTTTAGCAATCATATCAGGgataaaaactaaacttaaaagGCCAGTTcacctaaataaaaaaacaaatacattttctcgTTTAACTCTAGAGCATTGTTTCCCAACTTGGGATTGGGTTTTCTTCCAAAGGgtgaaaaagaaagtgaatgtCTGAGGTCACAAGCTTGTTAATGGGATAGATAAGGGATAGGTATGAAGAAcagtttttaattcatttaaattaaattaactttgctgtttatttttgtaaaatactcaGCAGTTCACCTTTTTTAATTCTGCATAATATTACTCAGAAATATTCAAACCAAACAATCTGATCAGTTTTGTAAGAGGAGTTGGTCACTGCACACAGCTTATCAGGTACACGTGATCCGTGATGAGAGGTTGCAGGTACTCTGTGTTTCACTTTAAAGGGtcagaaacaaaaatgtttggGATTCACTGCTCTAGAGGTATGTAGCCATGCAGCAAtatagttttggttgaaattgtCCAGGTTATGATCTCCAAAGCTGGATTACAAAACGGGAAAAGAAGGCAACTGCCCCAAACACTTCCATTGGCCCTAAAAATCATTTTGGAAATATGGTTACTTGCAAATGTTGCCAATTTATACTACTAAAGTACAATTTCAACTATGATGGGTCCTGCACCGGACCTCATGGCCCTGTTTTGTAGAGGCGCCATGTGTCAGATTTAGTTTAGCTATTAGTATTAGTTTAGCAGATTAGTATTTTAGCTTATGTGGTCCATATTCCTAATTGAAGTTGtgcttcaaaaataaaaatgtaatattgtgaGAGAAATAAACAGTGTTCCATTCATGGCAGAAATCTTCATAAGGGATGACTTAAAAACCTTagcatttaaaaccaaaactatctcCGTTGCTAGGAACTGCTGGTGGTAAAGTTAGAAAACGTAttgttttaaacttaaaaaacagtttgttgGACTGTATCTGAAaccaacaattttaaaatgtataagaCAATGAGGAGTGGGCAATATGCATGATATCCtcttatacagtaaatgcaatTTTGTATGATGATATTTTCAAGCCAATTAAGAAGTTGGTAAAAAATAACCAGAAAGATATGCATGTTTTTTGCAGACCCAGCAAACTaaatacagaataaatcaaAGTACTTTATCATATTGCtggaaataaaaatctgtgaTTTGCGATGCACCCAGAGATATTAAACAGCTACCGAGCTATAAACAGTATGGCATAATCTTTACACAAATATCATCTTACTGTGTCAATTATTATATTTGCCACTCCTAGAGACCCATGGTAGTGGTCATTGCACaccatacaaacacacaatagtAAAATTACTTAATTCTAAAATGTCTGAATACAAATTActtatattttacaataaataatgtaCTAATGCAATAATGTTAGTTAACATCATCTGTCCACCAATCAATATGCCTATTATGGCCATTTTTGTAAGTGCATTGAATTTGACTGGACACAGTCACAGGTTTGTGCGTGTgttagtgtgagtgtgtgtgtgtgtgtgtgtgtgtgtgtgtaaaacaacgGCTTCAAACATGAGTCAGCCAATTAAAAAAGTGAGAACAGGAACTATCAGTTTCCAAAACACTAGTACTGTAGTAGTTTGTAGTTTAAGGGTTTTCCAAAACCCATTCAGTCCTCGGTGaccaaaataaaatttgattagGTCGAATTTTGGACACATTGGATAGCTAATGTTTTAGTATCCATATTCACTAGTGAATGGTATGTGTTTGGTTAgatggtttttttttgtttttttggggggggaaggGTTCTGCCTTTattggacaggacagctaggtgagaaaggagagagagagatgggaaatcgtcacaggtctgactcaaaccctggacctctgcatggAGGGATAAACCTCGATGTAtagcctgctctaccaactgagccaacccagccACACGTTTGGTTTTGACCCAAACTTTGGATAAATGAGTTTTGGATAACTCTTCACATAGGCTTAGGGCTGGTGGTGGGCCGGGTGTTGTAGCCGGATTAAGAGGTCCTAACACGAGCAGCCATTAGTGTTGCTCTTATCTGACACTCCGGATGAATGTTTCTAAGAATatcaaaaaatgtttacatattgACACCTATGTTAATTTTTGCTATATAGGCTTTGCACACTTCTTTACTGTTCTGGTGCTAAAGGTTGTACCATGGTTTGAAAAGCAAGGCCTTTACTGTGCCGTTATGCACAGGCAATATACTCTTGGAAAATGTACAGTGTATTGTTTTAAGTAAGTAAATACTGTGAGTGCCAATATctttattacaaaaaacaccttaatatgtattctttttttatataaagtttTGAAATAGAGCTGCATATATCTATACTTGTTTACCTTTTTAAGATATGTGGTGAGATGTATTACATTGACAGATAAGACTGCAGGCAGCACTCATGGACTTCAATGTCAAAGACTAATCTGTGTGACAATATTCTTAACAGATTGTGTTGGGTCTTAAATAAAGCGTTTGTGTTTAAactaaaaatgttgttgcaaGAGAATCATTTTCAAACCAAGGAATTATCAAGTTTTATGAGACATTCCTTAGACTTTCCACTATTGTTTGTCTGTTCTAGAAGTGTATGACCATTCCTTTTTTGCTAAAAAATCTTATAAGGTTCcccattttttgtatttaccaGACCCCGCGAtgtaatcataatcataatcataataatttatactttattaatccagcaaaggaaattacaatgttttcactatgctattattattattatacacattaaacacaggcctgaattacacacacatgttcagtacctttacatgcactaaatggagagatgttagagtgggggggctgcccaagGAAAGtcaccctgagcagttggggttttggtgccttgctcaagagcacattggcagtgcccaggaggtgaactggcatctctccagctaccagtccaccactaTACTTTgttccgtatggggacttgaaccagcaaccctccggttcccaacccaactcccatTGGACTGATCTCGATGACCACTGGGACAGCATACGGCATTGACACTTGCTTCCTAATTATAAAGTTCCCCTCCGTGTTTGCTTTAAAAGCTTTTAAGATCTGCTGTAAATTATACACACAGCGCTCCTATGAGTGCTTTGAAGGAACAGGAAGTAGAGGGTTGTTGGTATTTATGAGGAGCAGAGGAAGTTGTGGCAATGCCAGTGCGGTGGGCCTTACAAACAACATGTATTTTTCCTTTATTGGT
The Etheostoma cragini isolate CJK2018 chromosome 1, CSU_Ecrag_1.0, whole genome shotgun sequence genome window above contains:
- the fibinb gene encoding fin bud initiation factor, translated to MAFLHLLLCAGVLSLPLCGAFFRGPLQPEMSNGTFHHYFVPDGEYEDNDDPEKCQMLFKMTDERKCGLDEDQEAVIRDDFTIIKRQIEDSARVLEGIGKSISYDLDGEDSYGRYLRRETAQISEAFTNSEKSLLELEVKFKQSQESELKEDHRLNEDFLNMIVHTRDVLKDTLDISLGLKDKHELLSLIIRSHGTRLSRLKNEYMKY